The following proteins come from a genomic window of Gossypium raimondii isolate GPD5lz chromosome 5, ASM2569854v1, whole genome shotgun sequence:
- the LOC105767026 gene encoding uncharacterized protein LOC105767026, which translates to MVKDVPDVFPKELPGLPPNCEVEFGIELIPGTAPVLLPTVCEGFSLITVPLTKLLRKGVPFDWTNVQQESFEKLKTVLTEAPVLVQAEPGKEFTVYSDASHSLKYLFTQNELNLRQRRWVEQLKDYDCTIEYHPGKANMVANVLSCSAMTDLRAMFTRLSLFDDGSLLAELQVKPTWIEQIRGKQLGDKSLRLRFCQVENGGTTDFGINSDGSVKIPLWKWEQVTMDFVSGLPLTPTKKDSVWVIMAQLTKSTHFIPILVSRLGSGRSFMRLWFKIGLEYYFPSSDRCWKEYLPLVEFSYNNIFHSSIQMPPYEALVSPYKKVLRFGCKGKLSPQFIGPYHILKRVGPVAYQLELSSELDHIHDVFHITLLRRYRSNLTHVVSVEEIEVRPNLTSEEEPVQILERDVKVLLKRSIPLVKVLWCNRSTEEAT; encoded by the exons ATGGTAAAGGATGTTCCGGATGTATTTCCTAAGGAGCTACCGGGTTTACCTCCGAATTgtgaagtggagtttgggatagAGCTCATTCCTGGTACAGCTCCAGT GTTATTACCGACGGTTTGTGAAGGATTTTCACTGATCACAGTACCCTTGACTAAGTTGTTACGTAAAGGTGTACCGTTTGACTGGACTAATGTgcagcaagagagctttgagaagcttaagactgTACTGACTGAGGCTCCTGTTTTGGTACAAGCTGAACCTGGAAAGGAGTTCacggtttatagtgatgcatcacat agcctcaagtatctcttCACTCAGAATGAGTTaaatcttaggcagcgtagaTGGGTTGAGCagcttaaggattatgattgtaccATTGAATACCATCCCGGCAAGGCCAATATGGTGGCCAATGTGTTGAGCTGTAGTGCTATGACCGATCTAAGAGCGATGTTCACTCGACTTAGCCTATTCGATGATGGAAGTCTGTTGGCAGAACTTCAGGTCAAACCGACATGGATTGAACAAATTCGAGGTAAACAGTTGGGGGATAAGTCTCTCAGGTTGCGTTTTTGTCAGGTTGAGAATGGTGGCACTACTGATTTTGGGATAAACAGTGATGGG TCGGTTAAGATACCGTTATGGAAATGGGAGCAAGTAACGATGgatttcgttagtgggttgcctctaacacccactaagaaggattctgtctGGGTCATCATGGCTCAATTGACCAAGTCTACTCACTTTATCCCG ATTCTCGTTTCACGTCTCGGTTCTGGAAGAAGTTTCATGAGGCTCTGGTTCAAGATTGGACTTGAATACtactttccatcctcagacagatg TTGGAAGGAGTACTTGCCGTTAGTGGAGTTTTCCTACAATAATATCTTCCATTCTAGCATCCAGATGCCACCTTATGAGGCact GGTCTCGCCATACAAAAAGGTTCTGAGGTTTGGTTGCAAGGGCAAGCTAAGCCCTCAATTTATTGGACCTTACCACATTCTGAAACGTGTGGGACCTGTCGCTTATCAGTTGGAGTTATCTTCGGAGTTGGACCacattcatgatgtttttcacaTCACGCTGTTGAGGCGCTATCGCTCTAATCTCACGCATGTTGTTTccgttgaggagattgaggttaggccaAACTTGACCTCCGAGGAGGAGCCAGTTCAAATTTTGGAGCGTGATGTAAAGGTCCTTTTAAAAAGGTCTATTCCCTTAGTGAAGGTTTTGTGGTGTAATCGTAGCACAGAGGAGGCCACGTGA